The genomic DNA CATTAGGCACTTTTTCATCATATTCGGGATTTCATCAGTTCCTCTTCCGCGTCGGTTATCATCCGCCTTTAAGTAGTAATGGTCAAAGTGACCGGCAATGACTTCTGTGCTTTCTAAAACATCCTGGTCCCGCCTGTCCCCTGGACAGGAAGCAACAATAAGCTTACGGGAGTGGGTATTCAGTTTATCCGCCAGATCGGTCATCACGCTGAAGGCCGCCGGATTATGGGCATAATCCAGAATGACACGGAAGCCATGCTTGTCAAACACATTCATCCGTCCCGGCGCCTGTGAGAATGTGGTATTAAATGTTTTAAGCCCAAGCCTGATCTGGTCCAGATCTTCACCAAAACTATAAGCCATAGCCACTGCGAACATGGCATTCTGTACGTTATGAAGCGCTTTTCCTTCAATGGTTGCCGGGATAAGATGTGACCATAATACCGGTATATGTGTACTGTTATCATAAATGGTAATCAAATCCCCATTCATGCCTTTTTCAAGCACACAGGCCTTGCCACCGGCATCAATATGCTGTTTCACAAGTGCATGGTCATGATGCATGGTCACATAGAAAATATTATCTGCGTCAGCATAATCCGCCATCAGAAGGCAGTGTTTATCATCGGCATTCAAAACGACCGTATCCGTCGCCGCTTCAATCACTATTCTTTTTATTTCGGCCAGTTGTTCCAGGGTATCAATACCCCCCATCCCTAAATGGTCAGACGCCACGTTAAGACATGCTGAAACATTGGTACTGTCATAACCGAGGCCGTTTCTGACCAACCCGCCGCGGGCCGTTTCAAGAACGGCAAAGTCAACTGTTGGATCCCGAAGGACCATTTGTGCTGAGCGCGGCCCGGTAGTATCTCCCTTCACTGTCTGCTTCCCATCAACATAAATACCGTCAGTGGTGGTAAGCCCCACCGTATATCCGCAGGTTTTAATGATATGGGCCAGCATTCTTGACGTGGTGGTTTTCCCGTTGGTTCCTGTAATGGCTGCGATCGGAATGCGGCTTGGCGTTCCAACCGGGAATAGCATTTCCAGCACTTTTCCCGAAACGTCCCTAGCCTTGCCCTCTGACGGTGCCACATGCATCCTGAAACCCGGTGCGGCATTTACCTCAACAATACCACCGCCCACAACTTTATAGGATTTGCTTATATCAGTGGTCAGAAAATCAACGCCACCTACATCAAGCCCGACAGCCTGAATAGCCCGCTGCGCCATTTCCTTATTATCCGGATGGACAACATCCGTCAGATCAATGGCGGTTCCGCCGGTTGAAAGATTGGCCGTATCGCGAAGATAAAAAATCTTACCATCTTCAAGAACTGTTTCTTCTGTATATCCGGCATTTTTCATTAACCGCCTTGCCTGACTGTCTATTTCAAGAATTGTAAGAACCTTTTCATGGCCAACACCACGACGCGGGTCTTCATTCACAATATCTATGAGCTCTGCAATAGTATGTTTTCCATCACCGACAACATGCCCCGGAACACGCTTTGCCACCGCAACCAGTTCATTATCAACGACCAGCATCCGATGATCAAACCCTGTCATATAGCTCTCGACCAAAACTGCCCTGCTCGTCCCCTGATCTT from Emcibacteraceae bacterium includes the following:
- the cphA gene encoding cyanophycin synthetase, giving the protein MKILKTNLYLGPNQYAKFKVIRHVLDIGVLEEWPSAKIGSDFVDGLVDALPGLHEHGCSYRVPGGFIRRLREDEGTWMAHIIEHVALELQCVAGNEVTFGRTRSTGDVGQYNMVYAYVHKDVGLAACELAIKLLMHLLPKELQEKTGYPIEVDFDWEEEQTRFIKSAQRHAFGPSTASLVAAAEARDIPWLRLNKYSLVQFGHGKHQKRIQATITSQTNHIAVEISCDKEDTHNLLNDLGLPVPQQQMVYSSNEAVKAAQRIGYPVVVKPLNANHGRGVSINLSSDEEVETAFDVAKDQGTSRAVLVESYMTGFDHRMLVVDNELVAVAKRVPGHVVGDGKHTIAELIDIVNEDPRRGVGHEKVLTILEIDSQARRLMKNAGYTEETVLEDGKIFYLRDTANLSTGGTAIDLTDVVHPDNKEMAQRAIQAVGLDVGGVDFLTTDISKSYKVVGGGIVEVNAAPGFRMHVAPSEGKARDVSGKVLEMLFPVGTPSRIPIAAITGTNGKTTTSRMLAHIIKTCGYTVGLTTTDGIYVDGKQTVKGDTTGPRSAQMVLRDPTVDFAVLETARGGLVRNGLGYDSTNVSACLNVASDHLGMGGIDTLEQLAEIKRIVIEAATDTVVLNADDKHCLLMADYADADNIFYVTMHHDHALVKQHIDAGGKACVLEKGMNGDLITIYDNSTHIPVLWSHLIPATIEGKALHNVQNAMFAVAMAYSFGEDLDQIRLGLKTFNTTFSQAPGRMNVFDKHGFRVILDYAHNPAAFSVMTDLADKLNTHSRKLIVASCPGDRRDQDVLESTEVIAGHFDHYYLKADDNRRGRGTDEIPNMMKKCLMDQGVAEENISVIPDEVEAIDAALNAAGDNDLLVVFGDNVTRSWKQIINFGGNKSEAVAAKSEIKIKAPAYEDLIDVNLQIIRDERGVRLAREDVEDGD